One segment of Pan paniscus chromosome 20, NHGRI_mPanPan1-v2.0_pri, whole genome shotgun sequence DNA contains the following:
- the IGFL3 gene encoding insulin growth factor-like family member 3, translating to MRPRCCILALVCWITVFLLQCSKGTTDAPVGSGLWLCQPAPRCGNKIYNPSEQCCYDDAILSLKETRRCGSTCTFWPCFELCCPESFGPQQKFLVKLRVLGMKSQCHLSPISRSCTRDRFS from the exons ATGAGGCCACGATGCTGCATCTTGG cTCTTGTCTGCTGGATAACAGTCTTCCTCCTCCAGTGTTCAAAAGGAACTACAG ACGCTCCTGTTGGCTCAGGACTGTGGCTGTGCCAGCCGGCGCCCAGGTGTGGGAACAAGATCTACAACCCTTCAGAGCAGTGCTGTTATGATGACGCCATCTTATCCTTAAAGGAGACCCGCCGCTGTGGCTCCACCTGCACCTTCTGGCCCTGCTTTGAGCTCTGCTGTCCCGAGTCTTTTGGCCCCCAGCAGAAGTTTCTTGTGAAGTTGAGGGTTCTGGGTATGAAGTCTCAGTGTCACTTATCTCCCATCTCCCGGAGCTGTACCAG agacaggttttcatga